Proteins found in one Hevea brasiliensis isolate MT/VB/25A 57/8 chromosome 18, ASM3005281v1, whole genome shotgun sequence genomic segment:
- the LOC110669237 gene encoding pentatricopeptide repeat-containing protein At5g40400, translating into MSKDSIKILRKSTIFSSNGRIKNFIPQASYSSSSSLQTISNSKSKPLSNPLYHLLPETKNPNNIVNIIYSSLKQDNTQLTLLQNDIKGLLSHLGTNEISRVLLRCQSDSISALTFFNWVKNDLGLKPTTQNYCHLVHILAWSKEFKQAMKFLTEFVRSVKDSSRSEDVFSSLVSCCEDCNWDPVIYDMLIKAYVKEGMIKEGFRTFMKIVEVGYVPSVIACNCLLNGLLKLNCVQQCWQVYAEMGRIGIHPNSYTFNILTHVFCHDGDVNKVNDFLEKMEEEGFEPDIVTYNTLISCYCRKGRLNDAFYLYRIMYRRGVLPDLVSYTALMNGLCKEGKVREAHQLLHRMVHRRLNPDIVSFNTLICGYCREGKMQESRSLLHEMIASGICPNNVTCRILVEGYTKEGRALSALNLVVELERFHVPVSWDIYDYLIVSVCKEDRPFAAKSLMERISQRGYVPGVEIYNKLIQSLCKNDSVADAILVKTEMVRGNLKPDPITYKALICCLCRINKSTEAKSLMEEMLQSGMLPDPEICRALVHVYCRERDFGKAESLLEFFAKEFQIFDPESYNILVKIFCEVADVTKLMELQDRMLKVGFAPNSLTFKQMIHGLWKNCGIAQRQTSC; encoded by the coding sequence ATGAGCAAGGATTCGATCAAAATTCTCAGAAAATCAACAATCTTTTCATCTAATGGACGCATTAAGAATTTTATACCTCAAGCATcctactcttcttcttcttctcttcaaaCCATATCCAATTCCAAATCTAAACCTCTCTCAAACCCGCTTTACCATCTCCTTCCTGAAACCAAAAACCCCAACAACATAGTCAATATCATTTACTCATCCCTCAAACAagataatacccagctaaccctTCTCCAAAATGATATAAAGGGTCTCCTTTCTCATCTGGGTACCAATGAAATCTCTAGGGTTTTGTTGAGATGCCAGTCTGATTCTATTTCAGCTCTCACTTTCTTTAACTGGGTCAAAAATGATCTGGGTCTTAAACCCACTACCCAGAATTATTGTCACCTTGTTCACATCCTGGCTTGGTCTAAAGAATTCAAACAAGCAATGAAATTTTTAACTGAATTTGTTAGGTCGGTCAAAGATTCGTCACGCAGTGAAGATGTGTTTAGTAGTTTGGTTTCATGTTGTGAAGATTGTAATTGGGATCCTGTCATTTATGATATGCTTATTAAGGCATACGTGAAAGAGGGCATGATTAAAGAGGGTTTTAGGACGTTTATGAAGATTGTGGAGGTTGGTTATGTTCCTAGTGTGATTGCCTGCAATTGTCTCTTGAATGGGTTGTTGAAATTGAATTGCGTTCAACAGTGTTGGCAAGTTTATGCAGAGATGGGGAGAATTGGTATACACCCAAATTCATATACTTTTAATATATTAACCCATGTCTTTTGCCATGATGGTGATGTCAATAAGGTGAATGATTTCTTGGAGAAAATGGAGGAAGAAGGCTTTGAGCCAGATATAGTGACATATAATACACTGATCAGTTGCTATTGTAGAAAAGGAAGATTGAATGATGCGTTTTATTTATATAGGATAATGTATAGGAGGGGTGTGTTGCCAGATTTGGTTTCATATACTGCATTGATGAATGGTCTTTGCAAAGAAGGGAAGGTAAGAGAAGCTCACCAGCTCTTGCATAGAATGGTTCACAGAAGGTTGAATCCAGACATTGTTTCATTTAATACTCTCATCTGTGGCTATTGCAGGGAAGGGAAGATGCAAGAGTCAAGGTCATTATTACACGAGATGATAGCAAGTGGGATTTGCCCAAATAATGTTACTTGTCGGATTCTTGTAGAAGGATATACCAAAGAGGGTAGGGCACTTTCTGCTTTAAATTTGGTTGTGGAACTTGAGAGATTTCATGTTCCAGTCTCCTGGGATATTTATGATTATCTAATAGTTTCTGTCTGCAAGGAGGATCGGCCGTTTGCAGCAAAGAGTCTTATGGAAAGAATCTCTCAGCGTGGTTATGTGCCTGGTGTGGAAATCTATAACAAACTCATTCAATCTCTCTGCAAAAATGATAGTGTAGCTGATGCAATTCTTGTAAAAACTGAGATGGTTCGTGGGAATCTTAAACCCGATCCTATTACATATAAAGCTCTTATTTGCTGCTTATGCAGAATAAATAAAAGTACGGAGGCTAAATCTTTGATGGAAGAAATGCTTCAATCTGGCATGCTACCTGATCCAGAAATATGTAGGGCGTTGGTGCATGTATACTGCAGGGAAAGGGATTTTGGAAAAGCAGAATCATTATTGGAATTCTTTGCCaaggaatttcaaatttttgatcCTGAGAGTTACAACATACTAGTCAAAATATTTTGTGAGGTTGCTGATGTTACTAAATTGATGGAGCTGCAAGATAGGATGCTGAAAGTGGGATTTGCACCAAATAGTCTAACTTTCAAGCAAATGATCCATGGCTTATGGAAAAACTGTGGAATTGCACAAAGGCAAACTTCTTGTTGA
- the LOC110669250 gene encoding monodehydroascorbate reductase 4, peroxisomal, translating into MGRAFVYVILGGGVAAGYAALEFTRRGVFHGELCIISEEPVPPYERPALSKGYLLPEAPARLPSFHTCVGASEERLTQKWYKEHGIELVLGTHIKSADVKRKTLLTAAGETISYKILIIATGARSLKLEEFGVTGSNAENVCYLRDLADADRLVNVMQSCASGNAVVIGGGYVGMECAASLVINKINVTMVFPEAHCMARLFTPKIASYYEDYFNSKGVKFIKGTIMSYFDMDSNGKVTAVNLRDGSQLPVDMVVVGIGIRPNTSLFEGQLTLERGGIKVNGLMQTSNSSVYAIGDVAAFPVKLFGETRRLEHVDSARKSARHVVAAIMEPNKTDDFDYLPFFYSRVFTLCWQFYGDNAGEVVHFGDYSGSTIGAYWISKGHLVGSFLEGGSKEDFEAIAKATRLKLAIDDLTELERQGLGFALAVSRNPVRSPPGNVNAPSLILERPLYAWHATAGVIVAASVAAFGYWYGRRRRRW; encoded by the exons ATGGGAAGAGCTTTTGTGTATGTGATTCTAGGAGGAGGGGTGGCAGCTGGTTATGCAGCTCTTGAATTCACAAGAAGGGGGGTATTTCATGGGGAACTCTGCATTATCTCTGAGGAACCT GTTCCTCCTTATGAGAGACCTGCACTGAGCAAAGGGTATTTACTTCCAGAAG CTCCAGCACGCCTTCCATCATTTCATACTTGTGTTGGAGCCAGTGAGGAAAGATTGACTCAAAAATGGTATAAAGAAcatg GCATCGAATTGGTCCTTGGAACTCATATCAAGTCTGCTGATGTGAAGCGCAAGACACTATTGACTGCAGCTGGAGAGACTATAAGCTACAAGATTCTTATCATTGCAACAGGTGCTCGG TCTTTGAAGCTTGAAGAATTTGGAGTGACTGGATCAAACGCTGAAAATGTTTGTTATTTACGAGATTTAGCTGATGCAGATAGACTTGTTAATGTGATGCAATCATGTGCTAGTGGGAATGCTGTTGTCATTGGTGGTGGCTACGTAGGAATGGAGTGTGCTGCTTCTTTGGTGATCAATAAAATAAATGTGACTATGGTTTTCCCTGAAGCACATTGCA TGGCCCGATTGTTTACACCCAAGATTGCTAGTTATTATGAAGATTACTTCAATTCTAAAGGAGTAAAATTCATCAAGGGAACTATTATGTCATATTTTGATATGGATTCCAATGGAAAG GTCACAGCTGTTAATCTTAGAGATGGAAGTCAGCTACCTGTAGACATGGTTGTGGTAGGAATTGGGATACGTCCAAACACAAGCCTCTTCGAAGGCCAACTAACCTTGGAGAGGGGTGGGATCAAAGTGAATGGGCTAATGCAGACAAGCAACAGCTCAGTCTATGCCATAGGAGATGTTGCAGCATTTCCTGTCAAATTATTTGGTGAAACTCGTAGGCTTGAGCATGTTGACTCGGCCCGAAAATCAGCAAGACATGTAGTTGCTGCAATAATGGAGCCAAATAAGACAGATGACTTCGATTACCTGCCATTTTTCTATTCCAGGGTCTTCACATTGTGTTGGCAGTTTTATGGGGACAATGCAGGAGAAGTAGTGCATTTTGGGGATTACTCAGGAAGTACAATTGGGGCTTACTGGATAAGCAAAGGTCATCTTGTTGGGTCATTCCTTGAAGGAGGAAGCAAAGAAGATTTTGAAGCTATAGCCAAGGCCACAAGGCTTAAGCTGGCAATTGACGATTTGACCGAGCTGGAAAGGCAGGGTTTGGGCTTTGCATTGGCAGTCAGTAGGAACCCAGTTAGGTCTCCCCCCGGTAATGTCAATGCTCCTAGCCTCATTCTGGAAAGACCATTGTATGCTTGGCATGCAACGGCTGGCGTTATTGTTGCTGCATCAGTGGCTGCATTTGGATATTGGTACGGAAGGAGGCGTAGGAGGTGGTGA